From Rutidosis leptorrhynchoides isolate AG116_Rl617_1_P2 chromosome 3, CSIRO_AGI_Rlap_v1, whole genome shotgun sequence, a single genomic window includes:
- the LOC139896649 gene encoding DELLA protein GAI-like: protein MKRDRERKKEPKKISSSTTNELIPDSGGMDDLLQVLGYKVRSTDMADVAHKLEQLEMVMCEDGVLQLSDTIHYNPSDLSCWVQSMLSELNNNSSDHIVLPGESSSTTMIDFSNNKETDDLCAITGGAIFGPTCTDDESGEARNGIKRMKSSVSTAVSGSEVVDAPPESPRPMVLVDSQESGVRLVHTLMACAEAVQQDNMKLADAIVKHVGLLASAQAGAMGKVATYFAGALAQRIYQIYPKDGLETSSWEMLQMHFYESCPYLKFAHFTANQAILEAFAGATRVHVVDFSLNEGMQWPALMQALALRSGGPPAFRLTGVGPPQPDNTDALQQVGWKLAQLAETIGVEFEFRGFVASSLADIDAKMLDIRPSEVEVVAVNSVFELHRLLARPAAVEKVLDSIKAMKPKIVTLVEQESNHNGVVFLDRFNEALHYYSTMFDSLESSALTQPMSQDLVMSEVYLGRQICNVVACEGTDRVERHETLSQWRTRMKSAGFDPVHLGSNAFKQASMLLALFAGGDGYRVEENDGCLMLGWHTRPLIATSAWQPVSSE, encoded by the coding sequence ATGAAACGAGACCGTGAACGTAAGAAAGAACCCAAAAAAATCTCATCTTCAACAACCAATGAATTAATACCTGATTCCGGTGGAATGGATGACCTTTTACAAGTCTTGGGTTACAAAGTCCGGTCAACTGATATGGCTGACGTGGCACACAAGCTTGAACAGCTTGAAATGGTTATGTGTGAAGATGGGGTCCTTCAACTTTCCGATACTATTCATTACAACCCCTCCGATCTTTCCTGTTGGGTTCAGAGCATGCTTTCCGAGCTCAATAACAACTCCTCTGATCATATCGTATTACCAGGTGAATCTTCATCAACTACCATGATTGATTTCTCCAATAACAAAGAAACTGATGACTTGTGTGCGATTACCGGTGGGGCTATTTTCGGTCCCACTTGTACCGACGACGAATCTGGTGAGGCTAGAAACGGAATTAAGCGGATGAAATCTTCCGTTTCTACAGCAGTTTCTGGATCTGAAGTTGTTGATGCACCGCCTGAATCGCCACGCCCTATGGTACTAGTCGATTCCCAGGAGTCGGGGGTTCGACTAGTGCACACACTGATGGCGTGCGCGGAGGCGGTGCAACAGGATAACATGAAGTTAGCGGACGCTATAGTGAAACACGTGGGACTTCTTGCGTCAGCACAAGCTGGCGCGATGGGAAAAGTCGCCACGTATTTTGCTGGAGCGCTTGCGCAAAGGATTTACCAAATCTATCCGAAAGATGGTCTTGAAACATCTAGTTGGGAAATGTTACAAATgcacttttatgaaagttgcccttACTTAAAATTCGCACACTTTACGGCGAATCAAGCAATACTAGAAGCGTTTGCGGGTGCGACCCGGGTTCATGTTGTGGATTTTAGTTTAAACGAGGGGATGCAATGGCCAGCGCTTATGCAAGCGTTGGCCTTACGAAGTGGCGGTCCACCTGCGTTTCGTCTAACAGGTGTTGGACCGCCACAACCTGATAACACCGACGCGTTACAACAGGTTGGATGGAAATTAGCACAGTTAGCCGAGACTATTGGTGTAGAATTTGAATTCCGAGGGTTTGTTGCCAGTTCATTGGCGGATATCGACGCAAAGATGCTAGATATACGACCGAGTGAGGTCGAGGTTGTGGCGGTGAACTCGGTATTCGAGCTCCACCGTCTCTTGGCTCGACCTGCTGCGGTCGAAAAAGTACTGGATTCAATCAAAGCAATGAAACCGAAAATTGTTACGCTCGTGGAACAAGAATCGAACCACAACGGTGTCGTTTTCTTAGATAGGTTCAACGAGGCTTTACATTACTATTCCACTATGTTTGACTCTTTAGAAAGCTCGGCGTTGACTCAACCCATGAGTCAAGATTTGGTCATGTCCGAGGTGTACTTGGGGCGACAGATATGTAACGTGGTGGCATGTGAAGGAACTGACCGAGTCGAACGACATGAAACACTGAGTCAGTGGCGAACTCGGATGAAATCAGCTGGGTTTGACCCGGTTCATCTGGGGTCCAATGCTTTTAAACAAGCGAGTATGTTGTTGGCTTTATTCGCCGGCGGTGATGGGTACAGGGTAGAAGAAAACGACGGGTGCTTAATGCTTGGTTGGCATACGAGACCACTCATAGCCACGTCAGCATGGCAACCAGTTAGTAGCGAGTAG